One Rosa chinensis cultivar Old Blush chromosome 5, RchiOBHm-V2, whole genome shotgun sequence genomic region harbors:
- the LOC112167120 gene encoding WD repeat-containing protein 44 — protein MSKAGEEEDEDECFYESLDRILVSSSSSCSCSTSTSTSDDDDDDAAVSSSPPNYASRKRFPTPKFPMGAYKYDVWISEPASVSDRRLRLLREMGLSGDPALSRAKPDPVGRSASSDHLTKRHSPAAVPEIVRSKSDGVEHCNGAASASSSPILCSEIEAPAPAETETETKNSFVNTQKKKDCVVCKSASGKSNGPSPSPPPNRPPSGKNGRRCGDETGLEVEEEQEEEEESEVCTIRNLDNGKEFVVNEIREDGMWNKLKEVGTGKQLTMEEFEMSVGHSPIVQELMRRQNVEESHKAGGGSDSNANGGGGAIPKLKKRGWFKSIKSVASTVTGHRERRSSDERDTSSEKGGRRSSSATDDSQDVSFHGPERVRVRQYGKSCKELTAMYKTQEIQAHNGSIWSIKFSLDGKYLASAGEDCVIHIWQVMETERKGDLLMQKSEDNNLDLLFIANGSSEPCSVSPNSYSHLEKKKRGRTSISRKSLSLEHYVIPETMFALSEKPICSFQGHVDDVLDLSWSKSQRLLSSSMDKTVHLWDLPSKSCLQKFSHIDYVTCIQFNPVDDNYFISGSLDAKVRIWSITDRQVVDWNDMHEMVTAACYTPDGQGALVGTYKGSCRLYNTSDNKLQEKSQINLQNKKKKSHHKKITGFQFAPGSSSEVLVTSADSRVRVVDGIDLVHKFKGFRNTNSQISATLTVNGKYVVSASEDSHVYIWKHEADSRPSRSKSVTVTRSYEHFHSHNVSVAVSWPGVGDSWGLQDGDQNNLDEVSTANHPPTPVEEEANGKDGSRSASGCTNSPLHGTITSASNSYFFDRISATWPEEKLLLATKKRSPRVSFDFSNGVSQNIPAWGMVIVTAGLGGEIRTFQNFGLPIRI, from the exons ATGAGCAAAGCCggggaggaagaagacgaagacgaGTGCTTCTACGAGTCCCTCGATCGCAttctcgtctcctcctcctcctcctgttcttgctccacctccacctccacctccgacgacgacgacgacgacgccgccgtctcttcttctcctcccaaTTATGCTTCCCGCAAGCGCTTTCCCACCCCAAAGTTCCCAATGGGGGCCTACAAGTACGACGTCTGGATCTCCGAGCCCGCCTCCGTCTCCGACCGCCGCTTACGTCTCCTCCGCGAAATGGGCCTCAGCGGCGACCCGGCCCTCTCGCGCGCCAAGCCCGACCCGGTGGGCCGCTCGGCCTCGTCGGATCATTTGACTAAACGACACAGCCCTGCCGCCGTTCCGGAAATCGTCCGGTCCAAATCGGACGGCGTCGAACACTGCAACGGCGCTGCATCCGCTAGTTCGTCGCCTATTCTTTGTTCCGAGATTGAGGCTCCGGCTCCGGCCGAGACCGAGACCGAGACCAAAAATTCGTTTGTAAAtacacagaaaaaaaaagattgcgTCGTTTGTAAATCGGCGAGCGGCAAGAGCAATGGACCTTCTCCGTCGCCGCCGCCGAATAGGCCGCCATCCGGGAAGAACGGCCGGCGGTGCGGCGACGAGACTGGGTTAGAGGTGGAGGAggagcaggaggaggaggaggagagtgaAGTGTGTACTATTCGGAATCTTGATAATGGGAAGGAGTTTGTGGTGAATGAGATCAGGGAAGATGGGATGTGGAACAAGCTTAAGGAAGTGGGGACCGGGAAGCAGTTGACCATGGAGGAGTTTGAGATGAGTGTGGGCCATTCCCCCATTGTTCAGGAACTGATGCGGCGGCAGAATGTGGAGGAGAGTCACAAGGCCGGTGGTGGTTCGGATTCGAATGCCAATGGGGGCGGTGGAGCGATTCCCAAGTTGAAGAAGAGGGGTTGGTTCAAGAGCATAAAGAGTGTTGCGAGCACTGTGACTGGGCATAGGGAGAGAAGGAGCAGTGATGAAAGGGACACTTCGTCGGAGAAGGGGGGCCGGAGGTCAAGCTCTGCCACTGATGATAGCCAGGATGTGTCGTTTCATGGGCCGGAGAGAGTGAGGGTCAGGCAGTATGGCAAGTCTTGTAAGGAGCTGACGGCTATGTACAAGACACAGGAGATTCAGGCGCATAATGGGTCTATTTGGAGTATTAAGTTTAGCTTGGATGGGAAGTATCTGGCCAGTGCCGGTGAGGATTGTGTGATTCATATATGGCAGGTGATGGAGACGGAGAGGAAGGGTGACCTGTTGATGCAGAAATCGGAAGATAACAATTTGGATTTGTTGTTTATTGCCAATGGATCTTCAGAACCATGTTCCGTCTCGCCCAATAGTTACAGCCAtctggaaaaaaagaagagagggaGGACGTCTATCAGTCGGAAATCATTGAGTTTGGAACATTATGTGATTCCAGAGACTATGTTTGCACTCTCAGAAAAGCCCATCTGTTCATTCCAAGGTCATGTAGATGATGTGCTTGACCTCTCTTGGTCCAAGTCTCAG CGCCTGCTCTCATCTTCTATGGATAAAACGGTTCACCTCTGGGATTTGCCAAGCAAGTCTTGTTTGCAGAAGTTTTCACACATTGACTATG TAACTTGCATCCAGTTTAATCCCGTTGATGATAACTACTTCATTAGTGGATCACTTGATGCTAAGGTTCGTATATGGAGCATCACTGATCGCCAAGTGGTTGATTGGAATGATATGCATGAGATGGTCACTGCTGCTTGCTACACTCCTGATGGCCAG GGTGCTCTAGTTGGAACCTACAAAGGGAGCTGCCGGTTATACAACACATCTG ataaTAAGTTGCAAGAGAAAAGCCAAATAAATCTgcagaacaagaaaaagaaatctcATCACAAGAAAATTACTGGTTTCCAG TTTGCACCAGGAAGTTCCTCGGAAGTACTAGTTACATCTGCAGATTCACGAGTCAGGGTTGTCGATGGTATTGATCTAGTTCACAAGTTCAAGG GATTTCGTAACACAAATAGCCAAATCTCAGCAACCCTCACAGTAAACGGTAAATATGTGGTATCTGCCAGCGAGGATTctcatgtatatatatggaaaCATGAAGCTGATTCGCGCCCTAGCAGAAGCAAAAGTGTTACTGTTACACGGTCGTATGAGCATTTTCATAGTCACAATGTATCAGTGGCCGTCTCTTGGCCTGGTGTTGGTGATTCATGGGGACTACAAGATGGAGATCAAAACAATCTTGATGAGGTTTCTACAGCCAATCATCCCCCTACTcctgttgaggaggaggctaATGGCAAGGATGGTTCACGATCAGCATCGGGTTGCACCAATAGCCCTCTCCATGGAACAATTACTAGTGCATCCAACAGTTACTTCTTTGATAGAATTTCGGCAACGTGGCCTGAGGAAAAACTTCTTCTAGCTACTAAGAAACGAAGCCCTCGTGTAAGTTTTGATTTTAGCAATGGTGTAAGCCAGAACATTCCGGCCTGGGGTATGGTGATTGTAACCGCTGGCTTGGGAGGTGAAATTAGAACTTTCCAAAATTTTGGGTTGCCGATTCGGATTTAA